The DNA window AACTTATACTGCAATACATCAAGTATTTTATGTGCATACCTTCTTATACAAACAAACTCTGCAATGACACCATTGACAACATTATCTTACTGATAACTTACATCACGcctttctttataattttattactcatcTTTATCAATAAACACTTCTCACACAATAACTGTTATTCAACCTTCAGTCCTTCACTCGTACTTTATTTCGTTCTTATCTTACTACCCTCAATATGACCGACAATAGTTTAGCAGTACTTAGGTACtcaattacaattaatataatattattatgtgaaacAAATTCATTGTTATGAGTGCTTGTTTGATTTGTGACCTCATTTGTAGCAGGAAAAGGAATTAAATTGATGATAACGCTCGCTTCGGCGGCCATGTTGTTTGTCACATTAAACGTTCGTTCTGACTGTACCAGGACCACAGATGCGTAGGGCGTGTCATGAAAAAATGCCAGATTCCATTCCGCACATATTATATTCTGATTTCGTAATGAGATCTAATTTATGAAACGATTGTGTAATgtgatgtaggtactaaatatctacatacatttcAAGTCCTTAAGATTATCCCGATAGCTACAAACTAGATTGAGATTTACTCGGAAGTGAATACCTTATTAGCTAAGTTATTATCTATACAAAACAACAGAGTAAATTCTCACGGATATAAGGATAAAATGGGTAAGGATAATCAACACTCAACATGTGTATATACAAAATCATGTGTTCCTTAGATAAAAACTTTGTTATAGAGGAAACTGAACTATATAAACGACTAGTGCCTAAAGGgctaatacaaatatttacccCAATTAGActaaacaatatacataataacaaaacaaacagcgCATTCTTGTAAATAATTAGAATAACGATAATGCTTTTAATCAATGGCTCACTTAGATAATTACAATAACCGAGTCAGATAAATAGCAAGCCAAAACACAGTCCCGCCGCTAGAGTTTATTTGATAGTGGACATTGTACCTGTAAGTAACCGTAGCTCATTATTTTTAGCCGCGACTTGCATCCGCGTCCGTTATAACTACACGTAAATGTTTATGTTCCAACTAACACGCGTTACAGTTTCGAAATCTTCTGAGAACATTCACATGCTGTAGTGTGCAACATGTTGCTTTCAATCGATTTTAATCGTCCCGTGCTgcgtttgttttattgttactacATGTATCTTGTCTGTTGGTGGATGCAATTCCTCAATTTAACATAAAGGAAACGTTAATAAACATGcagaaaattgttgtttttaaaggttatttcaatataaaacatttaatgtttaaattctATAGCCGCTCCTGAAGCTGCTTcatattcttatttaaaaaaatggtaaatgTAGTATTGTAGTTCTAtagcaataattattattccacTAGGGTGAAGAATCCGTCGGTTCGATCAACACAATGTCGATATGCAAGTCAGAACTTCTGTTCTCCCCCGTAAAAGAGGGTGTGCATGGTGTCCACTTCAGCGTCGACAGTTTGGACTGCGAACTGCCCTCTGAGCAGGATCTTATACTCACCTGCCAAGCCAACAAGGACAACTACACCATCGCCTTTGAGGGCAGTCTCACCACATACTCTGAGGACAGTGAGTGCGTTGAACCGGCCGTCAATCAAAAACATGGTAAGCAACACCGAATCCCTTCCTAGAACTACTGATGCATACCATTATAATGATATAATGTTTACTATGACGATAATTTGCACACCTGAACTGAATCATTGGTGTGTAATTACTCACAATAACTTGCCAGCTCATACAGTTATCTGTTTTCAGACAAATTGGGCGAGGAAGAAACCTTAATTTTAGATAACGATGAAAGAACGCGCAGGAATTTAGAATTATTAGAGAGATGTAAGAAATTAACTAATAAGCTAACGACGTCTATGGCTAGAAGCGATTTAGGATTAACTACATGGAGTAAGCTTAAGAAACAAACAAGTCAGTCACCCTTAAGgaggtaattaatattattacaataaatagtataattactatattttgttatttattcgaTATTTAATGATGAATTTAATTTTAGGCATCCCTCTGGAAATAACAATGAAGGTTCAAATGAAGCGACTGATGTAACAGACGACAACATGAGCAATTCAGTCATCAAAAGCCAAAGTTTGCCAAATCTGTATAGGCGAAAACTTATGAATAGTTCCATAAATTCAGCTGCTCTGAGTAATTCAACGGTATGTACCCGGTGTCATTGCCAAGAAATTTAGTGGCATCTAATTTCTCGCGTATTTATATTGTGCTAACGATATGTTTTATTCGCAGGTCGATTCTTTCACCGTTAATCAAAGACTAATGGGTACTCCAATGTGCATGAAAGTGTACGATGTCTCACAACACCGGTCACAAGGAAGCCAACATTCAGAACCTATGAGCACATCTTCAACTGATAACCAAACTTCTTCAGATAAAAGTCaaccaaaacaaacatttagtttagtaaagttatttatgaaacaaaagaGCATGAGCAACGATGGAATCGTAAGCATGGATCAGATGGATAGATCAGAGTGCTGGCCGTCGAGCTCAGGAGGAGAAAGTGGAGAATCAATGGGCGAGCAAAAATTAGTCGACTCCAAAACTGCAATTTCTGAGCGCCCTCAAATTGATTTACCGAGTACTGCTGTAGAAGAAGTTTCATCAGTGGTCTATGAAGAGATACAGACAGTAAATCCTTACAATAACAGAGTATACGATGAAGTTTTAATTGAAGAAGAAGAAACGGGTGATGGATCCAAATTGAGTGACAGTGAGAGTAATCTTTATGCTACAGTTAACAAACCACATATTAAGagaactaatttaaatattatgaatagtCCGTCTAGAATGAGAACTAATAGAAAATCAtgttcttcccaatcttcaGCCACTAGTGTAAGCATTTCAAGCTGCTCTGAGTCTGACGGTACGCAAATAACTAAAATGAATAGGCTGTTACAACGTGAGCCTTGCGATCACAAATCGACGTCAACTCACCTTGAAACCGATACCATAGATAAGAGTATACAAACATCCAGCATGCAATTATCTAACATGtctcaaaaagaaatattcaaggtcGTTGAACCTtcatttttagaaaaattaaaagaagGTGATTGCGAAAAGCCTGTTTTCGTTTTATATCCCAGCTATACTTTGCCAGACATTAGCTTCCTGAACGGAAgaccaaacatttatttaaatccttTAAAAGTAAACATATCTCCCAGATCGAGTGAAAGCAAGAAAAACAGACTGCAAGTCAAAGGTAAACGACCGTTCTCATGCAATGATCTTGAAATGTTAAAGAAAAAGGGACTCGGTCATATAAAAGACTGGGATTCACTAAACTTTTTACTTCCAACGGAATGTAAACAATTGCTCTCTGAAGTTCCTGAACTTATGCAGCACATGAAAGAAAAAGAAGGTACGCAAAAATGCGGAGACAAATATTGCAGTGCTTCACCAGCATCGAGATCTAAAAACCGACCAACAAGTTGTGATTGTAACAACTTAGTGGGCAACACTACAACAGTATCTTCGAGCTCGAGTACAGCTACTCAGCCATCTTCGGGATATCGTGGTTCATCCACAATGCTCACCGACTCTTCGGCTCAAAACAGTCCTGCTCCAGCTGGGAATTTCAATCCATTGTTTGTGTATCGTTACGATAGCGCAACAAGCTCAGAAGCAAGTGGTGTTAACAACGAGGGTCAGAGAATAAATCCCAATATTCCAAAAAGATCACTCTCATTGGCAGATCAAACTCGTATTCCCAAACAAGGTGAATTAGCGCCACCAAGGCCACCATTGCCAAAAAGCATATTACGTAAGTCAATGGATAAGACACGGAAGTCTAGCACACATACTAAACGATACAGTATGTTCGAAATGGATGATCTTATACAAGATCCAGTTGTATGCATGACAGCAGCAACGGAACACAAAACTAAGAGAAGATCGTTGCAAGAACCTTACTATCTCCAGAATCAAACTATGGATTATAGGAAGAACAACGATATTGCTGCGAAAAGATTATCACAACAATTCCTCGATGCTGCAGAGAAAGACGCAGATTACAACGAATATTATCCAGATGAAGGTGTTGGAACGGAAAGTAGCCTTGAATCTGGAAAATCGAATGAATTAAAGTTTCATAGGCCACACACTCCACCATTGCCTAAGCCAAGAACAAAGCAGATGGAATATACTGAATTTCCACCTCCTGGTGCACTCATCAGTAGTGCAGATTTACAACAACTTGAGGAGTTCTTGAAACACAGTGGATTTAACTGTCTAAACATGGATGAGTGGGATCAGAATCAAGTTCAAAAGGTAAGGAACCAGGTGTCCAAATTTCTGCAGATGAAGCGATCTCAGGAGGAGAACCAAAGGTCCACGGAATCAAGTGGCAGTAGTTGTAATAGTAAGAAATCAGTGAGTTTTGCGCAGAAGTCTGAGGTCACGAAGGCCGAAAGCCAACAGTCTCAATTAAAACCTATGGAAGATGTAAAGGGGGTCAGTCTAACCACGCCACCTAACTCTCCAAATATTTCCGCTGTGATAGCGCAGAGGCTTTATCAGGTAACGTTTCATTTGCTAATGCTAGTTCTGCTCACCCGCGTCATTGCCCGTTAATTTCTGTGAGTACCTTCGGTTCTTACTTTGCTCTTATTTTTCCGTTTATCTTCCGTTCTCAGTGtctttttgattatttttcagCATTATTACCTGCTTGTACGGATGTGCTATTATTTTAtgctgtattattttattttgcacaaatattttacttagcaAGTTGAACACGTTACCTGCGCTTGCTACTCATTAATCACTCTGCCATTAATCTAAATGTGTTATCAATGTGTTTCTTGCATGCCAAATATTGgataagattaaataatttcagGGAAAGAATTTAGCGGAAATTCCTATTTGTGAAGAAGCTGAAGTAAGCCCTGATGAATTTGGAAGTCCCATCCATCATGACGCGAGAGGAAAATACGATGTGATTGACGTATCACAAAAAAGAGGTACGAATTTACTTTAAAGAaagtataattttgttaaacTGCAAATTGCGatcaatttaatgttttttcttttatttcagcTTTAGTTTCAAATGTGACCGATGCTGTGGAAATGCTTATCCAACATTTCTCGTCTGCTACGGATCAAGCCGAGTTAGCTTTCTTAGGAGACTCCAAAGAATCTCCAGCCTGTGCAAAAATCGCCCTAAATGCATTGTGTCCAGCTTTATATGCAATATTTAGGGACGGCCTCAAAGAGAACATCGAAACTTCTTTTGGAGCCGTAAATAATTCCGTTTGGCAAATGGTAGAAGCAACCGCAAGACaaggtaaataaatagcaaCTTCTATGCCCTTTACTCTTCTGCATACCTGTAGACTGAACATTaatgtaaatgtttttgttttaggaCCAATCACAAAATCTCTAAATGAATTGGTACTGCGAATTAACAGCGAAGACGCAGTCACCGAGGGATTGGTCAAATTCAATGCCTTCATCCTTGGTTTGCTCAAGTAAGTTcagtaaattaatgttatgttaactTCATCATATCAAAGTCGttcttatttctatttaaaatgttacGTCTGTTCCAGTGCGCAATCAGTAGACGCTTGGGTGTCATACATCCGAACACGAGAGTCTATACTTGCCAAACACTACAGTCCTGATTCTCTGATCCTTGCTGGATGTGTGGGAGAACCGCGATGCCGTGCTCTTCTGGACACATTACTCGCCAGCCTTGAACCATTAAAACTCTTACCATTCTCCCTGGACCTCATGTTCGAAATGCGTGAGCTGCACAGAAGTTTCAAGAAGATCGAAAGCGACATGCGTGCCGCCAGTCGGGTAAGTTTGGATACTATCATAAAATAACATCTAATATCTAAAAGCCAACACTGAATGCTACTTTCCCATGAAATATACGTAATCAATATTCCGTGTCTTTCGTGTTCTGAAACCACTATCGCATACTATCAAACAGCCGCCTGCCGGAGCAACATCgctttatttgcattttattgtttactgcATGTGCTTAAATCACAGTTCACGGCGTACCAACGCGATATTTTAGCATTTACTTTCGTGCACAGCTTacataaaatgcaaataaacgTTTTGCCGAGCGATCGAAACCGATCGATGACCTTGTCAAGGACTTTAATTTTACTAATCTAACTTTGGATGGCATGATGCATGATGCTAAACAACATTTGGTGTATTTAACAGCCCACTTCGATTAACACTCCACCACTAACCCTGAACCAGCGGAATTTGCTGAAGCTGGTGCGTTCGATGCAGTCGAGCGGTCTCTCCAGCGACGACTGTCAGACCAGTGTCATAATGAGACATAAAGAGCCCAAAAACAAAGAGCCGTCAACACCCGACCTGCTGAATGATTCGGCAAACGTAAAGACCACAGTTGAAAAGAATAGACCACGCTCATGTGTTAATCCGACAACGATCGGTTATGATATTTGTCCGAACAACAGCAGGATAGAGATAGAAAGTAACCGCAGATGGTCCGGGGTGCACTTGGGCTCTAAGTTAATGCAGGCGTTCGATAGGCTCGTGTTCGACGACAGCGACGATTACACTGATAGCCTAGAAAACAATAAGCCTCCCACCGCTAAGCCCTCCAGCAATGAAGTGAAGGTAACTCGGCGGTGCTTTGTGTGGACATTATCTGAATGTTTTGCGCTTAGACAATGTTTTGTTGCGGTCTCCGTTGTTATTAATTTGCCGGCTGTTCTGGTACCTACCTCGCTTACTGcttctaacatttattttgtgtgcTTACTTTTGTTTTATCCTCACGTGTCGTCATGTTCAATGGTTGTGCTGCTGCATTTATGCCGTCATGTTGTACGTAAATTGTCCCTATTGAtgttttcttatattatttactcctacatagtaatttaatatcttttttcttagatttttttccCTCAATTTTGTAAAGAATGATGGTCCCGGAGAGAACTTTGTTACTAGGTGTGCCGATTATAATGGTTCTCGCATATTTTATTTAGCTGGAGTGCAGCGGTGAGGAGCATTGGCGACCAGGATCCGCCAGTAGCGGTGCCAGTGGCAACACCGGCAATGGCAGCGGCAACTCGGGTGGCAAGTTCCGTCGTCTGCAACTCAAGTGGGAAATGCTCAGTAATGCTGAAAGTCCCGTTACGCCCTCAGGTATGTTTCCTTGGTGTCACTATAAAGAATTAGTTCTAAATCAGTTTGATATATACCTTGTAGAAGCATGTTACATTTACAAATATCGACTTTTAAAAAGTTGTTGAAAATCTAATTTTCTCCAGTTGCGAATATATGTTTAAACTATTCTCCCTCATTACCATACACCCTTCGATTTGCTATTCTGTAAGTACTACACAGTAAATAACAGTATTCCAAGGGCAGACACATCGTTTCGCCGGATGTATAAACAATCGTACTTGTTATCGTCTCTCGTAGTTACAGCtactgaattaaataaactaaacgaATTCATTGAATTAAATGTAACGAAATAAAGAGAACACATAAACTGACTAAATAGTTGCAGTaatgtatacaatatacatccGTAGATAAAGTATAGATTGGCCAAACAGCAATGCAAAAACAAGTTTACATCGTTCATGAGAACAAGGAGCAGCTGTGTAAACCTTGTATTGGGGGATGATGTCATGCTTATACGAATGCCTaacttacttacatatttagGTACTACATACCACCATGTTTTTATACCAAAACATGATAgggaaagtacatataaaatatgcaGGTATATTGTCAACCAATAGGCATGATTCCAGGTACCGCTGTTAATATTGTGTTAGGTACACCATGACTAAATacgaataaatataaattttattggtTAATTTCTTGTCCAAACTGCTGGAAACCTAACTGGATgccgtttatttttttaaattagtggTTCAATTAGTTCAGATTAGATTAAAAAACTCTCTATTTTACACCATAAAAGCACaaaggacaaacattcaaaaattgacagtacaatgggcggtcttatcactaAAAAGCGATCTCTTTCAGACAACCTTTGATGGATAGATATGATTGCATTTAACAATGTTATAAAGTGTACTGTTTGTTGATGAATTCAGGAGAGACGTCACCAGCAGCGGCTCGTGGTTCCAAGATCCCCAGGCCTGTGTCGTCGCCCGTACGGCCGGTAGCACCGACGTTGCAGTCACCAGCCAAGACGACCCATCGGTAAActaacacaattatttttaaattccattCCTATATAACCTGGAGGATGaggatggagtttcttgctcgttcttctccattcgaagcaacactttggaacgagcgcctagcttcactgacggacagactgacggacaattcaatttgacgtttcaaaagtgcctaatttaggattaatggaaataaatgaCTTTTGACCTATTGTTACTAGGTTTTTGACTTCTATGAGTGTAAAGTTTCGTTGGAGTTCACATAATTACTACGAATATCCAGTAGATTCTACTGTCGGTTCAGTATTTGGCGAACATTTTGGAAAAAATGCATGCAAGACATTCGTTAGTCTATTCAACCTTTTAAAAGGTTTGAGTGTTTAGAAGcactttaattatttcaaccGACCTTGTCACAATTTCTATTACCAAACAAATCAAAtgttaacacaaaaatattgttgCTAATTGACCAGTCTCCATGCGCAATGACGGACCAATTGTCTAGAACTAAGTATGTGGTCATTGTGCCAATTCCCCCTGGACACAATTGTTACTCTGTGACAAATATGGCATAACGAGAGCTTATAGCTCCATCAACCGGCATTATGTGGCAATGTGTGTTATAACTGGTTGCTATttgagtatattttttgtatttcttttcaaTATTTCAGGATTTTTGAATAATGTAAATAGATGGTCTGTTTTTACACATAAATACTACTCGTATCTGACTACTTTGCATAGAAAAGACGAAACAAATTCAGTCACTTGAAGTTCATACCTGACAACCGTACAAGTTTTTCTAAACTGTCATTcgtttaatgttttatataacattcaaataaataaaaatacaaaaactttCTTTACAGGGGAATTCCAGTGCCTGTGCGCAAAGGGACATCTCCAACGACCACCACACCCAGAGCATCAACTGCACGGGCTGGAACTACCAACAAGAAACCACCACAAGCCGCTAACAGGTAATTACTTAATGTTTAATTCGCAACTAAATATAATTCCATATAATTCACATTATTTTCCTCTTTGTTGTGACTAAAGTGGAAAATTTTACTGAAACCAGTTCGGTATTGTCGCGCCAACTACcatatttatgtaattgttCAGACTAGGTATTTACTggaataaacaatttcaaatttcaaTCGTCATAAAGTGTTATACACTCGGTAACATAGATAAAAAATTGTCtaagaataaaaagtaatacACGAAGAAATACTTCGTCCGcttataaaatgtaggtaatgtcGAAATAgctgctatattttatttttattgagcaCAAAATGATATTTATGCTACACTTACTTCAAGGTTGAATGGGATATCACAGGTGGcgggattatttatttttatcttcctACAGAAACACTGAAAAATTCTTCTTTGTATTATGCTTTTATATAAATTTGAATAGCACCGCAATATATTTAGCTTATAATGCACATCTTCAGAGTAATACCCGAGACGACGGCGAAACGACCCGAGGTGAAGCCGAGAGTACAAAATGTAGCTGTTTGTAATACTACCAATGTTAAAAGAACACCGTATGTACTATCAATGGGAATCAATTATTACTAACATCTTCAACACAGACAGTTTTATGCTAACAGCATGTGCATGTATGTGGGTTCAGGGAAAATTGCACCTTATGATGTGAAACAAATGTCAACCGAGAGCCATGACATGGTTAGGTCAATGCTTTGTCTACGTTATTCAAATTCTCACGAAATCccaaaaataatgttacttttgttattttacttacctatgtattttcttttttggcaTGAATCGaaacatttttacaaataattttctgGAAACTGTGCCAAACAAAAGTCAGTgtccttttatttcaaattgctGCCTAATAGTCATACGCCAAAAAAAACTAGAGCATCGTCAGCTTCTGTCACCAACAGAACTAGACTTCATCTCTACTATGATGCTTTTACGCACAGTCTAGAAGAAATCGAGATATTCATACTTCCAAACATATGAGTAGAATATCGTTGTAATAAGGCTATCATGTGACGTAATTGATGTAATAACAGGACGTCCCGAGTGGACGGCGCGGGTCACGGCGGCGCGGCTCCGAGGCCGTCGTCACTGCCGTACGGCCGCACGCCGCCCCCCGCTGCTCCACGGCGAGCCGCTTCCTCATCAGCAGCGCGAGCTCACCACGCACCTACACAGCAGAAAAACAAGTACGTATTTACTGAACCTCTACATTTTTAATGCCTTCTAATTCTATTGCCAAAATTACCATTGTCAAAAATTACCGTGCTATTTTCTCAACACCTTAAGAATCATGTGTGCATCTGTACATATCCCCCATATTATAcctttatttatgttgttaacCATTTTCTATAGAAATTGTTAATCTAAAAGTTTATGATTGATTTCCAGATACGTGAGAACCCTATGGCATCGGCTACCATCAGACTCCGGGCATCTTGCGTTCAACGAAGGAGAACGTCTCCGACTGATATTGGAGGTAGACGATCAGTACCTGCTGTGTTGTCGAGGTGAACAGAAAGGGCTAGTGCCGCGCGATGCCGTGCTCTTAGAGGATTTCTGATATTGGCAACCATAGCATGACTGGCAGCCATGTTGGCGCCCGTTACGTTTGAATGGCAAACGTTAGATTCGGTGAAAATCGCATTACGTTTATATTTTTCGATGTTTTGAGATCCTTACCATGAATTTACGAATCCATCTCGTTTAAAGTCATTATAGGCATCTAAACAACGAAAAATATGTACGTGAAATGTTCGAGAATATGTGCAATAGGTTCCGGAGTGGTGAATTGTTATGGAACTATACTTTGTTTCGTCTGGAAATGTGTTTGAACTCTTGTGTTGTGTAGTTTGATTCGGTATGTGAAAAAAATGAATGTGATCGTGAACTATGCTGTTCAAAGACTATGTGAATATTCTTGTAATGTAATTCTATGTTTCATACTCTACTCCATTCGATTGGAGCGCTAATTTTATGTcttaatcattatttaaaattatttaatttcgatATTGTTACTCAGCAATATTCATTCTTCGCAGAATCTTaacatcattaaatatctctcaCATTTCTAATTATTGTAGTAAAATCTAGTCTTACGTTTTAAGGCACGACAAGGTCTTGGACtgtatataaatttattttaagtaacacAAATTGTGGGAATATTTACTGGGAATGGCTGAGCGTGATGAAGACTTGATGACGCATTGACAGTAAATATTTATCTCAATAATATGTGATATATAGAATACTATTTACTTTTATGGTAGGAACAAAATCTCATACCTTAAGGGCAAACTCCATTGTATCTTAAAATCATTTGATTCATGACTGCCAAGGGAAACACGCTCCAAAGTACTTCGTTGTTTAGATAAATTACTTAAATGTGAATTTGATGTCTAAAATTACCCTTGATATAAACGATACTTGTATAGTATACTAATTACGACCTATTGGTATTAGTGACTTAACATGGTAGGTATAAGTTTAAAGGAAATTTTATAGTAATTCGGTGACTAAGTATTGTTTGTGAATGTTTCACTAAATTTTATTACGCGGGTACGGTGTATCTGGACTTTACTGACAAACTTTGACAGGGAACTTAGCCACAGATTGTGTAACTTCTGGCTACACTAACTGCATGCGGCCTCATCCGAAACACCTTCCTTAGCGGTCTGTGGTGAACTGTTCATTAACTAGCGGTGTAGGTGGACTAACTGGTGTACATTATTAACTGCATGGCCCTTACCGACACTGCCTTCCCCGAGCCGGCCTACACTCTCAACCAAACCTCaactgacagtttataatacgGTGTTGGTGTATAACTACCTCGTATCTCTAACTGCATGCACCTCTCCACTTCACACGTCCCAATACCAGCACAATATGCTTGTAACTCTGTACGTACCTACCGTACCTGACTATGTACATTACTAGCGATATTAAATCAATTATGATATCGATATTGATATTAAAGATGGATTCGTCATCTCAATGTCTGCTTAACAGTCACgaatattattgtgatataaTGGTCATATCACTGCTATTATGATGCGGAAAGAAACGATATTttggtatgtattgtattttattgctCAAGTTGGAAGCGCAACATTATCGGATGATATGATTGATATTAATATTCGAGACGTAATACtctaatattatacctattataaatttCAGTATTCGTTATTGGTGTATAGTaactgtacataatattaacatataTGGAGTTATTCTTAGTAGTGATTTTAGAGGTCAAAATTTGTAAGAAAACGTTTTGAATGCACGATACAGTTCCTCTCGTAGTCCGTCGTGCTATCGAGTCACAACATTGGTGAACATGTAGTCGATATACTCGTAGTGGGCTAAATTATTGTAATCGCGTGTAACCGAGGAGTGTTTCTCGAGGCAGTCGTGATGTTGACTCTTGCCGACTACGTTCAGTGAACAAGTGTGAGGCTCGTCGCCGCGGTAATCTCATCTCCTAGATGCGGACGTAAGT is part of the Spodoptera frugiperda isolate SF20-4 chromosome 30, AGI-APGP_CSIRO_Sfru_2.0, whole genome shotgun sequence genome and encodes:
- the LOC118269872 gene encoding uncharacterized protein LOC118269872 isoform X7 is translated as MTERGDVNRMLGPPPRLGLKAASPGVAGADEDCNSNTSLTGSQHSHDDIDAHCDNSGYLWFLDYNPIFRDGSCHHTSVLSSVSASYKGISDLTSRFEFTSRYNDIARDLDANLAEADMESFRTEDIHALLMTANLPHDAIIDDRTHDGEESVGSINTMSICKSELLFSPVKEGVHGVHFSVDSLDCELPSEQDLILTCQANKDNYTIAFEGSLTTYSEDSECVEPAVNQKHDKLGEEETLILDNDERTRRNLELLERCKKLTNKLTTSMARSDLGLTTWSKLKKQTSQSPLRRHPSGNNNEGSNEATDVTDDNMSNSVIKSQSLPNLYRRKLMNSSINSAALSNSTVDSFTVNQRLMGTPMCMKVYDVSQHRSQGSQHSEPMSTSSTDNQTSSDKSQPKQTFSLVKLFMKQKSMSNDGIVSMDQMDRSECWPSSSGGESGESMGEQKLVDSKTAISERPQIDLPSTAVEEVSSVVYEEIQTVNPYNNRVYDEVLIEEEETGDGSKLSDSESNLYATVNKPHIKRTNLNIMNSPSRMRTNRKSCSSQSSATSVSISSCSESDGTQITKMNRLLQREPCDHKSTSTHLETDTIDKSIQTSSMQLSNMSQKEIFKVVEPSFLEKLKEGDCEKPVFVLYPSYTLPDISFLNGRPNIYLNPLKVNISPRSSESKKNRLQVKGKRPFSCNDLEMLKKKGLGHIKDWDSLNFLLPTECKQLLSEVPELMQHMKEKEGTQKCGDKYCSASPASRSKNRPTSCDCNNLVGNTTTVSSSSSTATQPSSGYRGSSTMLTDSSAQNSPAPAGNFNPLFVYRYDSATSSEASGVNNEGQRINPNIPKRSLSLADQTRIPKQGELAPPRPPLPKSILRKSMDKTRKSSTHTKRYSMFEMDDLIQDPVVCMTAATEHKTKRRSLQEPYYLQNQTMDYRKNNDIAAKRLSQQFLDAAEKDADYNEYYPDEGVGTESSLESGKSNELKFHRPHTPPLPKPRTKQMEYTEFPPPGALISSADLQQLEEFLKHSGFNCLNMDEWDQNQVQKVRNQVSKFLQMKRSQEENQRSTESSGSSCNSKKSVSFAQKSEVTKAESQQSQLKPMEDVKGVSLTTPPNSPNISAVIAQRLYQGKNLAEIPICEEAEVSPDEFGSPIHHDARGKYDVIDVSQKRALVSNVTDAVEMLIQHFSSATDQAELAFLGDSKESPACAKIALNALCPALYAIFRDGLKENIETSFGAVNNSVWQMVEATARQGPITKSLNELVLRINSEDAVTEGLVKFNAFILGLLNAQSVDAWVSYIRTRESILAKHYSPDSLILAGCVGEPRCRALLDTLLASLEPLKLLPFSLDLMFEMRELHRSFKKIESDMRAASRPTSINTPPLTLNQRNLLKLVRSMQSSGLSSDDCQTSVIMRHKEPKNKEPSTPDLLNDSANVKTTVEKNRPRSCVNPTTIGYDICPNNSRIEIESNRRWSGVHLGSKLMQAFDRLVFDDSDDYTDSLENNKPPTAKPSSNEVKLECSGEEHWRPGSASSGASGNTGNGSGNSGGKFRRLQLKWEMLSNAESPVTPSGETSPAAARGSKIPRPVSSPVRPVAPTLQSPAKTTHRGIPVPVRKGTSPTTTTPRASTARAGTTNKKPPQAANRVIPETTAKRPEVKPRVQNVAVCNTTNVKRTPTSRVDGAGHGGAAPRPSSLPYGRTPPPAAPRRAASSSAARAHHAPTQQKNKYVRTLWHRLPSDSGHLAFNEGERLRLILEVDDQYLLCCRGEQKGLVPRDAVLLEDF